The sequence CTCGCAGTCAAGCTCCCTTATGCCTTTGCACTCTGCGAATGATTTCCAACCATTCTGAGGGAACCTTGGAACGCCTCCGTTACTCTTTAGGAGGCGACCGCCCCAGTCAAACTGCCCGCCTGACACGGTCCCCGTACCCGATAAGGGCACTAGGTTAGAACCTAGATACGATCAGGGTGGTATCCCAACGTCGCCTCTGCAGAAGCTTGCGCTCCTGCTTCTTAGGCTCCCACCTATCCTGTACAGATCGTACCCAAATTCAATATCAAGCTGCAGTAAAGCTCCATGGGGTCTTTCCGTCTTGTCGCGGGTAACCTGCATCTTCACAGGTATTAAAATTTCACCGGATCTCTCGTTGAGACAGCGCCCAAGTCGTTACGCCATTCGTGCGGGTCAGAATTTACCTGACAAGGAATTTCGCTACCTTAGGACCGTTATAGTTACGGCCGCCGTTTACTGGGGCTTCGGTTCACAGCTTCGGGTTTAACCCCTAACCGCTCCCCTTAACCTTCCAGCACCGGGCAGGCGTCAGCCCGTATACTTCGCCTTACGGCTTCGCACAGACCTGTGTTTTTGCTAAACAGTCGCTTGGGCCTTTTCACTGCGGCCCCCTCGGGCTATTCACCCTACCGAGGCACCTCTTCTCCCGAAGTTACGAGGTCATTTTGCCGAGTTCCTTAACGAGAGTTCTTCCGCGCGCCTTAGAATTCTCTTCTCGCCTACCTGTGTCGGTTTGCGGTACGGGCACCTTCTCCTGGCTAGAGGCTTTTCTTGGCAGTGTGAGATCATGACGTTCGCTACTACAATTTTCGCTCCCCATCACAGCCCAGCCTTAACGATGTGCGGATTTGCCTACACATCAGCCTCACTGCTTAGACGGACACTTCCATCAGTCCGCGTCACTACCCTCCTGCGTCACCCCATCGCTCATAGCGGATTACGGTGGTACAGTAATTTCAAACTGTTGTCCTTCGACTACGCCTTTCGGCCTCGCCTTAGGTCCCGACTTACCCTGAGCGGACGAGCCTTCCTCAGGAAACCTTGGGCTTTCGGCGGATCAGATTCTCACTGATCTTTTCGTTACTCATACCGGCATTCTCACTTGTATACGCTCCAGCACTCCTCACGGTATACCTTCAACGTATATACAACGCTCCCCTACCCCAGATACAATGTATCTAGCCATAGCTTCGGTGGTGTGTTTAGCCCCGTTACATTTTCGGCGCAGAGTCACTCGACCAGTGAGCTATTACGCACTCTTTCAATGGTGGCTGCTTCTAAGCCAACATCCTGGTTGTCTGTGCAACTCCACATCCTTTCCCACTTAACACACACTTGGGGACCTTAGCTGATGGTCTGGGCTGTTTCCCTTTCGACAATGGATCTTAGCACTCACTGTCTGACTCCCGGTAATAAGTATATGGCATTCGGAGTTTGACTGAGCTTGGTAACCCTTGCGGGCCCCGCACCCAATCAGTGCTCTACCTCCACTACTCTCATACCGAGGCTAGCCCTAAAGCTATTTCGGGGAGAACCAGCTATCTCCGAGTTCGATTGGAATTTCTCCGCTACCCCCACCTCATCCCCGCATTTTTCAACATGCGTGGGTTCGGGCCTCCAGTGCGTGTTACCGCACCTTCACCCTGGACAGGGGTAGATCACACGGTTTCGGGTCTACGCCCCCATACTATGTCGCCCTATTCAGACTCGCTTTCGCTGCGGCTCCGGCTTCTCACCTTAACCTTGCATGGTAAACGTAACTCGCCGGTTCATTCTACAAAAGGCACGCCATCACCCATAGATCGGGCTCTGACTTTTTGTAAGCACACGGTTTCAGGTTCTATTTCACTCCCCTTCCGGGGTGCTTTTCACCTTTCCCTCACGGTACTGTTTCACTATCGGTCGCCAGGTAGTATTTAGCCTTAGCAGATGGTCCTGCTGGATTCATACGGGGTTTCACGTGCCCCGCACTACTCGGGATCCGTCTCGGAGAGAACACAGTTTAGGCTACAGGGCTTTTACCTCTATCGCGGGCCTTTCCAGACCTCTTCGCCTACCATATTCCTTTGTAACTCCATGTGAGACGTCCCACAACCCCTAAGAGCAAGCTCTTAGGTTTAGGCTGTTCCGCGTTCGCTCGCCGCTACTGACGGAATCACTATTGTTTTCTCTTCCTCAGGGTACTTAGATGTTTCAGTTCCCCTGGTCTGCCTCTACATACCCTATGTATTCAGGTATGAGTAACTGTGCATTACCACAGCTGGGTTTCCCCATTCGGACACCCCCGGATCAAAGCTTGCTTACAGCTCCCCGAGGCAGTTTCGTTGTTCGCCACGTCCTTCGTCGGCTCCTGGCGCCTAGGCATCCTCCGTGTGCTCTTATTAGCTTAACCAATGCTCCGGTGTTTCGCTTGTTCACTCATCTTGTTTTGAATGTTGCTACCGGATCACTCCGTTCGCAGGTCATTCAAAGCCAAAAGTCGTTTCACCATCGAAAACCTTCGCTAAGCCATAATACACTTTCGCTCGTTTACACAAGCGACAGATAAAATGTTCTAAAACGCAAATTCGTTTCGGTATCCAGTTTTCAAGGATCAAGTTTAAAACCATATTCATTTTAAAAAGTTTTGGTGGAGCCAAGCGGGATCGAACCGCTGACCTCCTGCTTGCAAGGCAGGCGCTCTCCCAGCTGAGCTATGGCCCCATAAGAGGTTTATGAAATTTGAATGGTGGGCCTTAGTGGACTCGAACCACCGACCTCACCCTTATCAGGGGTGCGCTCTAACCAGCTGAGCTAAAGGCCCTTATTCAATCAATGCATCTCATGAAGTTAATCATAAGGGTGCGCTTGGCAACGTCCTACTCTCCCAGGACCCTTCGGTCCAAGTACCATCGGCGCTGGAGGGCTTAACGGTCGTGTTCGGGATGGGTACGTGTGGAACCCCTCCGCTATCGCCACCAAACGCATACGAAAGAGACTTGCTCTCTCAAAACTGAGCAACGAGTGAGTGTGTGCAAACCCTAAGGGTTCACTAGAAGCCTTGCGGCTTCTGTTCGAATGTTTCCGTTACAGGAAACGATTCTCCATAGAAAGGAGGTGATCCAGCCGCACCTTCCGATACGGCTACCTTGTTACGACTTCACCCCAATTATCTACCCCACCTTCGGCGGCTGGCTCCCTTGCGGGTTACCCCACCGACTTCGGGTGTTGTAAACTCTCGTGGTGTGACGGGCGGTGTGTACAAGACCCGGGAACGTATTCACCGCGGCATGCTGATCCGCGATTACTAGCAATTCCGACTTCATGCAGGCGAGTTGCAGCCTGCAATCCGAACTGAGACCGGCTTTGTTGGGATTCGCTCCACCTCGCGGTTTCGCAGCCCTTTGTACCGGCCATTGTAGTACGTGTGTAGCCCAGGTCATAAGGGGCATGATGATTTGACGTCATCCCCACCTTCCTCCGGTTTGTCACCGGCAGTCTGTCTAGAGTGCCCACCATAATGTGCTGGCAACTAAACATAAGGGTTGCGCTCGTTGCGGGACTTAACCCAACATCTCACGACACGAGCTGACGACAACCATGCACCACCTGTCTCCTCTGTCCCGAAGGCCGCCGCTATCTCTAGCGGATTCAGAGGGATGTCAAGACCTGGTAAGGTTCTTCGCGTTGCTTCGAATTAAACCACATACTCCACTGCTTGTGCGGGTCCCCGTCAATTCCTTTGAGTTTCAGTCTTGCGACCGTACTCCCCAGGCGGAGTGCTTACTGTGTTAACTTCGGCACCAAGGGTATCGAAACCCCTAACACCTAGCACTCATCGTTTACGGCGTGGACTACCAGGGTATCTAATCCTGTTTGCTCCCCACGCTTTCGCGCCTCAGCGTCAGTTACAGCCCAGAAAGTCGCCTTCGCCACTGGTGTTCCTCCACATATCTACGCATTTCACCGCTACACGTGGAATTCCACTTTCCTCTTCTGTACTCAAGCCACCCAGTTTCCAGTGCGACCTCAGGTTGAGCCCAAGGTTTAAACACCAGACTTAAATAGCCGCCTGCGCGCGCTTTACGCCCAATAATTCCGGACAACGCTTGCCCCCTACGTATTACCGCGGCTGCTGGCACGTAGTTAGCCGGGGCTTTCTTCTCAGGTACCGTCACTCTTATAGCAGTTACTCTATAAGACGTTCTTCCCTGGCAACAGAGCTTTACGATCCGAAAACCTTCATCACTCACGCGGCATTGCTCCGTCAGGCTTGCGCCCATTGCGGAAGATTCCCTACTGCTGCCTCCCGTAGGAGTCTGGGCCGTGTCTCAGTCCCAGTGTGGCCGTTCACCCTCTCAGGTCGGCTACGCATCGTCGCCTTGGTGAGCCGTTACCCCACCAACTAGCTAATGCGCCGCAGGCCCATCCCTCAGCGACAGATTACTCCGTCTTTCATCCTCTTCCCAGGTGGGAAAAGGAATTATCCGGTATTAGCTACCGTTTCCGGTAGTTATCCCAGACTATGGGGCAGGTTGCCTACGTGTTACTCACCCGTCCGCCGCTAAATCCTGTTGAAAGCAAGCTTTCAACAAAACTCCGCTCGACTTGCATGTATTAGGCATGCCGCCAGCGTTCGTCCTGAGCCAGGATCAAACTCTCCAATTTGTATTGAAAAGAGCGATTGCTCATTTTGAAACCTCTGACGAGAATTTACATTCTCAACCGACAAGTTTACTCCAGCATAAATGCCGTGAAACTCATCTTCTTTTGGATTTTACTTTCGTAAAATCCCACTCACTCGTTGTTCAGTTTTCAAAGATCAAATTCTCATATTAGCTCGCCGTGCATCTCAGCAGCGACCTTTATAATATATCACAGCACCCTTGCTTTAGTCAAGCGTTTTTTTAATTTAACATTTCGCTTGCCGTCTTGGAAAGTTATTCGAGAACATCTTGTCCAAAGGGCCGAGACTTAATGTATCATATATTGCAAAGCTGCGTCAACCTTTAATATAATGTTATTTTTAATCCCAGCAGCATTATCACGCCCGGAAGCCCAAGAATCGTTACTGCGCCTATAGTCGCCGGATTCAAAGGAAGGTATATCTTTGTAATCAAGCCTGAGAAGTTCACCAAGTATATCCCAAGAGCAGCGAGGATCAGATGCGTACCAAACAAGCTCAACCAGCCCCAGCCTAATTTTTTTCTGAATACAATTAACATTAGAATTACTACCGATAAAAACAGCACCCCAATTGCAATCGTTCTGAGCATGATCATTTCTCCTTTACTTAATATTTCTTTACATTTGACTACGATCTAACCCTAAACTTTTTGCATGCTTAAGATGAATCTGATATTTTCGTTCCGCCGCTTCCAATATATATATAGCATAGTCGATCTGATCCTGACCTAGAGCTTCATCAAACATTAGATAAGCCCTCTCCCACTCCGAGTGTGCCTTGCGCACCTCCAAGAATGTTGTCCAACTTACATCCTCACCCCTCACCTGCTCTTCGCCTATGCCTTTTCTCCACAGATCCCACCAACCCATTTGTAATTCCCCCTCAATATTAAATGAAAAGCACGTCCAACTCATCTCGTTATTCTCATTCATATCAAATTGGGGACAAACTTAGAACCAAAAAAAAGAAGCCCGCTAAGGGCTTCCCTTCTATTACCTACTTATGTGAGCTGCTAGAATAGCTCTCGACGGCCTTCTAGCGCCTTGGACAAGGTGACTTCATCCGCATACTCAAGATCGCCACCCACAGGCAAGCCATGGGCTATCCTGGTGATCTTGATTTCGAATGGACGAATAAGACGTGATATATACATAGCCGTTGCTTCACCTTCAATATTAGGGTTAGTCGCCATGATCAACTCCTGTACCCTATCATCACTTAGACGGGTCAACAATTCCTTCAGGCGAATATCATCCGGCCCAATCCCCTCCATAGGTGAAATTGCACCTTGGAGAACATGATAATACCCGTGAAACTCCTTGGTCCGCTCTATAGCTACCAAATCCTTGGAGTCCTGAACCACACAAATCATGGAAGGGTCGCGGGTTTTGTCCTGGCAAATTCGACAGGGATCGGTATCGGTAATGTTACAGCAGACTGAGCAGTAATGGAGATTGCGCTTGACGCTTACTAACGCTTTAGCAAAATCAATGACTTCATCCTCTTTCATGTTAAGCACATGAAAGGCTAGCCGGGCGGCTGTCTTCGGCCCAATCCCTGGCAAACGTGTAAAAGCATCAATCAGCTTAGCTAACGGTTCGGGATAATACAAAGTGATGTTTCTCCTTTGGACTTGAGTGAAGTGTGGGTTAGAACAAGCCTGGAATCTTCATTCCGCCAGTGAATTTACCCATATCATTATTCGCCAGTTCTTCAACTTGGCCCAGCGCATCATTTACAGCTGTAATCACGAGATCCTGCAGCATTTCCACATCCTCCGGGTCAACAGCCTCCGGTTTGATCTGAATGGACAGCAGTTTCTTGTGGCCGTTTACTTGTACAGTAACTACGCCTCCACCGGAAGAACCTTCAATAGTTTTGCTTCCTAGTTCCTCTTGGGCTTTAAGCATTTGCTCTTGCATTTTTTTTACCTGTTTCATCATTTGATTCATATTGTTACTCATATTTGATCTCTCCTTTAGAATGCGCGTTTAGCGCTATTATACTGCAATATTAGTCTTTTATGATCACAAGGTCTTCTCCAAATAACTGGATTGCCTCGTCAATCCAAGGTTCCGTCTTCGCTTCTGGGGTTTCATGCTCATGCTCCAGCCGCAGTTCTTCTGTACCTTGCCGTTCTGCCGACTTCAGAGTAGCCTCATTCCAATCGCGAAGCAACATAGTCACCAGCCTGTAGGGCTTACCAAGACGGGCTGCTAGCACGTGCTCAATCACTTGTCTATTGGCCGGCTTCTCGGTAGTATCCCGATGGATGGTATTCTTAAACGCAACCAGCACTGCATCCTCCATAACCGAAACAGGCTCACCGTCCACAAACCAAGCATGGACCGTTACCTTCTCCTCTTTCACTCCTTGCAGAACAAGGCTCCACTGTTTATAAATATTCGCAAAATCACTATTATCTTTGCCTGCGATGAATTTATCCAGATGGGGTGGCATCTTGGAGGAGGGCATCCGTGGAGCAGAACTCTGAGCCACAGATGATTTCTGGACGACAGCGCTCTCACGCACTCCTCCAGAAATCCCACCGGACTGCAGCGCCTGCTCCAGCTTCTTCTCCAGTGCGGCAATCTGCCTCTTTAGCACGTCCAGTTCTCCCAGATCTACGGTGGAAACGTTGGCTCCCCCAACATCTAGCAATAAACCCGTTGGAGCAGCAGTCAGCGCAGGAGTGACCTCCTGTTGTAAGCTGCAGAGCTTCATTAAAGCCACTTCAAACAGCGTTTGCGGGTGAGTAGCATATTTCATCTCGCCCAGATAACGATTGAGTGTATCCACAATCTCAAACAGCCGTTCACGGGGAAAAGAGGAGGCCATATCACGAAATTCGGCAGGATTCAGCACTCGCTCTGTTAATTGATCCGCTTTCGGCACCATTTTGATCATTAGCAAATCGCGGAAATAATACAAAAGATTCTCAAGACACTTATCGGCACTCTTACCTTCCTGCATAAGCTGCTCAACGAGATCAAGAAGAAGTCCCATGTCGCCTTCAAGGATCGCGGTGGCTAGACGGGCAAACTGCTCCGAGGGGATCCCCCCTGTCATGCCAAGCACCTGCTGATAGGTAACATTTCCGTCAGTAAATGATGATATCTGGTCCAATATACTTACAGCATCACGCATACCGCCATCGGAGAGACGAGCAATGTATTGTAATGCATCAGCATCTGCTGCTATGCCTTCCTTCTCGCAGATTAAGCGTAAACGACCAACCTGCTCCTCCAACGATACTCTGCGAAAATCAAACCGCTGACAGCGGGAAATAATCGTTGCCGGCAATCTATGAGGTTCTGTAGTTGCCAGGATAAACATTACATGTGGCGGCGGTTCCTCAAGCGTCTTCAGCAGGGCATTAAAAGCCTCTGTTGTCAGCATATGCACTTCATCAATAATGTACACTTTACGGCGTACCTCGGTAGGAGCATATTTCACCTTATCCCGCAGGTCGCGAATTTCCTCAACACCCCGGTTCGACGCAGCATCAATCTCCTGTACATCCATTACGTTACCCGCAGTGATCCGCAGACAGGAAGGGCACTCGTTGCAAGGCTCCGGACCCGGGCCGCGTTCACAATTGACCGCTTTGGCCAGTACTTTGGCGGCACTCGTCTTACCAGTCCCACGCGGACCACTAAACAGGTAGGCATGCGAAACCCGCTGTTCACGAATTGCGTTCTGCAGCGTTTGGATAATGTGCTGTTGTCCTACCATGTCTTGAAACGACTGCGGCCGCCAGGCACGGTACAGCGCGATATGTTCCACTATGCATTACCCTCTCTTAGGTTGCCGCTTTCCCGGCGTTTGTCGCTAACTCATTATACTATATTCCCCAGACTTTGACCAAAAACAAAAAGCATCTTCGCTTGTGGCAAAGATGCTATTATAGGCAAACTTATAAACCGTGCACCTGTTATTGATGACTGCGATCCAAGCGGCAACCCTACATGACTGCTCGGGCTAGGCCACCCTCCGGCACAAGAGTAACTTGCTTATGGCTGCTTCCTTCCGGACCTGACCAGGTTCACAAGCACTCATTGCGGAGGACCCAACCGTCAACACAGCCCGTAGGGACCAAGACCTTACATCGACAGCACCGCTAACAGGAATTCAACCTCGCTACAGCGGATTGCGAGTTACAGGGCACCGCTACCTCCCCGTCTAGCACGGCGAAGATAAGTATAGCCTACGGCCGGATAAAAATCAACCGCAGGTCATAATCTCATAGATCCTAAGCGGTTTATGCATTCTGATTAGATGCCATATTTCCTCTTGAATTTATCGACACGGCCACCGGCATCCAGAAATTTATGTCTACCTGTGAAGAATGGATGACAGTTCGAGCAGATCTCCACACGAAGATCCTGTTTGACAGAGCCTGATTCGAAGGTGTTGCCACAAGCGCAGGTCACCATGGTTAGTGTGTACATAGGTTGAATTATTGTTTGCATATTGAATATCCCCTCGTTTGCCCTGAGCCTCATGCGGACTCAGAGTTAATAAATATTTCGATATATTCTAGCACGAAATAATGAAGTGGACAATATGTTGCATTTAAATGTTCACTCTATTTTAGCTATGAACCTGCCCCTGTTTAACGCGGGCTAAACCAACAGGCGGAACATGAGTATAAGAGCCGATTACTACTTCCGGCAGTTCCTCACGAAAAATATCAAGCATGGTCTTCATTCCAAGAATATCGCCTTGTGCTGGTGGAATTAATCCCAGATAACTCTCAGGGTCAATGTTCAAGTTACGCATCTGAATCAGCTTCAAATCGGTACGCCTGACGAATTCAACCATTGCTTCAATCTCTTCTTCGCGATCTGTAACTCCCGGGAATATGAGATAGTTAATCGAAGTGTACACACCCTGTGAGGCAGCATAGATAAGAGATTTCTCTACATTAGCAAGCGTATATCCACGGGGCTTGTAGTACGCATTATAGTGTTCATCAAGAGCGCTAATTGTGCTGACGCGCATCAAATCAAGTCCAGCATCCACAATTCCGCGAATATGATCGTTCAGACCCGCGTTCGTATTGATATTGATATAGCCCATATCTGTCTTGGAGCGCACTTCACGCATGGCTTCAATAATAATCTTGGCTTGCGTAGAGGGTTCACCCTCACAGCCTTGTCCAAAGCTGACTATGGATTCAGGTGTCTTCAAATGCTCCAGCATAATTTGTGAAAGCTCATTGACGGTAGGACGGAAATCCATGCGCGTCTGCGGAGATACGAATCCACTATCGTCAGGTTGTTCCGAAATACAACCGAAGCAGCCCGCATTACACGAAGAGGATACAGGTACTGCACCTTCCCAGCGGCCCAAAAATGTATTGGAGGACGTCAGACATTCATAACCTAACGCACAGTTAGAGAGATGCTCGATTAGGCGATTCTCAGGGTACTTGGCAGTCAACTCACTGACTCCAGCCTCAACATCCTCCCGTGCACAGTTCAGAGGATTCCATTTATCTGGATTATCGGTCAGATCAGCCGCCACATAGAAGCCGCCATCCTTCCACACTACAGCAGAGTACCCAAACAAGGGCAGTTTATACGATTTATCTGTCTTGACATAACCAGGAAGGCACAGGCGGGTAAAGCCCTGCGGTAACAGTGCCCCCACGGCCTGCGAGCCTACTGGCAGTGGCATCATCTCACCCGTTTCCGGATTCATGCCCACTGCCCGCGTACTAGGCAATCCCACTAAAGTGGCACCATCGGGCAACGGTATTAATTCTTCTTCCAGAATTTCAACAATCATGTCTCCGCTGCGGGCTAAGCCGTACAGTTCGGGATGATCATATACGTTTCCTTGCTCGTCAGCATATACCAAATACATGTTAGTCTCCTCTTATTATCGATCTAGGTGATCTAGGTTGTAGGCACCGAAGGCGTTTTGGCTCTTGGCGTCCGACGTGCAGCAGCTGCGCCACTGTTAGAGGTTCCTCCAGCGCTGGCAGTACCCTTCGCGGATTCCTTACCCCCGGCAACATCAAACGACGCCAAAAATTCGGCATTGGTTTGGGTGTCCCGCAATTTTTTGATGAAACCCTCTACAAAATCGTAGGATTCATTCATATTTTTACGAATCATCCAAATGGTTTCTAGTTCATCCTTGCTAAGCAATACTTCTTCACGACGAGTACCCGAACGACGAATATCTATTGCCGGGAAAATACGACGTTCCGCCAGCTTACGGTCTAAATGGAGCTCCATGTTTCCCGTTCCCTTAAATTCTTCATAAATGATATCATCCATACGCGAACCTGTATCGATCAATGCTGTGGCTAGAATCGTTAAACTTCCACCTTCTTCCACATTCCGCGCCGCTCCAAAAAATCGCTTCGGACGATGAAACGCTGCCGGATCAATCCCTCCGCTAAGTGTCCGTCCGGATGGTGGAACTACCAGATTATAGGCACGTGCCAGACGGGTAATGCTATCTAGCAGGATAACAACATCCTTTTTATGCTCGACTAACCGAAGTGCTCGCTGCAGCACAAGTTCCGCTACTTTAATATGATTCTCAGGAAGCTCATCAAACGTCGATGCAACTACTTCGCCTTTTACAGAACGCTGCATATCCGTCACTTCTTCGGGACGTTCATCTATCAGTAATACAAATAGGGCTATCTCAGGATTATTAGTGGCAATGCTGTGGGCAATTTCTTTCAGAAGGAGCGTCTTGCCTGCTTTAGGTGGTGCTACGATCAAACCCCGCTGCCCCAAACCTACAGGAGCGAGCAAATCCATGATTCGAGTTGATAAATTAGTAGGGGATGTTTCAAGTGGCAACTTATCTTGCGGATAAAGAGGTGTCAGCGCTGCAAAATGAAGACGTTCCGCTGCACTAGCTGGATTCTCGCCGTTAACGGCGTTGACCTGAAGCAATCCAAAATACCGTTCATTTTCTTTGGGCGTCCGGCATTTCCCGGATACCAAATCACCGCTTCTGAGATCAAACTTGCGAATTTGAGATGCAGAGATATAGATATCTTCAGTGCTTGGCAAATAATTAATCGGCCTTAGGAATCCGTATCCCTCTGGCAAAATTTCCAGCACGCCTTCCATAAACATAAGCCCACTTTGCTCCGCCTGTGCCCGAAGGATCGCAAAGATTAGCTCCCGTTTCTTCAACTGCCCGTAGTAAGGGATCTGGTAT comes from Paenibacillus sp. 19GGS1-52 and encodes:
- the rho gene encoding transcription termination factor Rho, with amino-acid sequence MDLQISDLEEMKLTDLYKLAKKYQIPYYGQLKKRELIFAILRAQAEQSGLMFMEGVLEILPEGYGFLRPINYLPSTEDIYISASQIRKFDLRSGDLVSGKCRTPKENERYFGLLQVNAVNGENPASAAERLHFAALTPLYPQDKLPLETSPTNLSTRIMDLLAPVGLGQRGLIVAPPKAGKTLLLKEIAHSIATNNPEIALFVLLIDERPEEVTDMQRSVKGEVVASTFDELPENHIKVAELVLQRALRLVEHKKDVVILLDSITRLARAYNLVVPPSGRTLSGGIDPAAFHRPKRFFGAARNVEEGGSLTILATALIDTGSRMDDIIYEEFKGTGNMELHLDRKLAERRIFPAIDIRRSGTRREEVLLSKDELETIWMIRKNMNESYDFVEGFIKKLRDTQTNAEFLASFDVAGGKESAKGTASAGGTSNSGAAAARRTPRAKTPSVPTT
- the rpmE gene encoding 50S ribosomal protein L31; this translates as MQTIIQPMYTLTMVTCACGNTFESGSVKQDLRVEICSNCHPFFTGRHKFLDAGGRVDKFKRKYGI
- the recR gene encoding recombination mediator RecR, with protein sequence MYYPEPLAKLIDAFTRLPGIGPKTAARLAFHVLNMKEDEVIDFAKALVSVKRNLHYCSVCCNITDTDPCRICQDKTRDPSMICVVQDSKDLVAIERTKEFHGYYHVLQGAISPMEGIGPDDIRLKELLTRLSDDRVQELIMATNPNIEGEATAMYISRLIRPFEIKITRIAHGLPVGGDLEYADEVTLSKALEGRRELF
- a CDS encoding radical SAM protein yields the protein MYLVYADEQGNVYDHPELYGLARSGDMIVEILEEELIPLPDGATLVGLPSTRAVGMNPETGEMMPLPVGSQAVGALLPQGFTRLCLPGYVKTDKSYKLPLFGYSAVVWKDGGFYVAADLTDNPDKWNPLNCAREDVEAGVSELTAKYPENRLIEHLSNCALGYECLTSSNTFLGRWEGAVPVSSSCNAGCFGCISEQPDDSGFVSPQTRMDFRPTVNELSQIMLEHLKTPESIVSFGQGCEGEPSTQAKIIIEAMREVRSKTDMGYININTNAGLNDHIRGIVDAGLDLMRVSTISALDEHYNAYYKPRGYTLANVEKSLIYAASQGVYTSINYLIFPGVTDREEEIEAMVEFVRRTDLKLIQMRNLNIDPESYLGLIPPAQGDILGMKTMLDIFREELPEVVIGSYTHVPPVGLARVKQGQVHS
- a CDS encoding pro-sigmaK processing inhibitor BofA family protein, encoding MLRTIAIGVLFLSVVILMLIVFRKKLGWGWLSLFGTHLILAALGIYLVNFSGLITKIYLPLNPATIGAVTILGLPGVIMLLGLKITLY
- the dnaX gene encoding DNA polymerase III subunit gamma/tau, which produces MEHIALYRAWRPQSFQDMVGQQHIIQTLQNAIREQRVSHAYLFSGPRGTGKTSAAKVLAKAVNCERGPGPEPCNECPSCLRITAGNVMDVQEIDAASNRGVEEIRDLRDKVKYAPTEVRRKVYIIDEVHMLTTEAFNALLKTLEEPPPHVMFILATTEPHRLPATIISRCQRFDFRRVSLEEQVGRLRLICEKEGIAADADALQYIARLSDGGMRDAVSILDQISSFTDGNVTYQQVLGMTGGIPSEQFARLATAILEGDMGLLLDLVEQLMQEGKSADKCLENLLYYFRDLLMIKMVPKADQLTERVLNPAEFRDMASSFPRERLFEIVDTLNRYLGEMKYATHPQTLFEVALMKLCSLQQEVTPALTAAPTGLLLDVGGANVSTVDLGELDVLKRQIAALEKKLEQALQSGGISGGVRESAVVQKSSVAQSSAPRMPSSKMPPHLDKFIAGKDNSDFANIYKQWSLVLQGVKEEKVTVHAWFVDGEPVSVMEDAVLVAFKNTIHRDTTEKPANRQVIEHVLAARLGKPYRLVTMLLRDWNEATLKSAERQGTEELRLEHEHETPEAKTEPWIDEAIQLFGEDLVIIKD
- a CDS encoding YbaB/EbfC family nucleoid-associated protein; this encodes MSNNMNQMMKQVKKMQEQMLKAQEELGSKTIEGSSGGGVVTVQVNGHKKLLSIQIKPEAVDPEDVEMLQDLVITAVNDALGQVEELANNDMGKFTGGMKIPGLF